The following coding sequences are from one Caloranaerobacter sp. TR13 window:
- a CDS encoding O-methyltransferase — protein sequence MCSINMDYIQKYIRSVIPRSSEILKTIEDYAKNYNVPIIHPEVAQFIRVIIQIKNPKKILEIGTAIGYSAIVMAEASKRDCEIITIERREDMVKLAKENFEKVDLNNRIRILHGEAQEILPNIKEKFDLIFLDAAKGKYMEFLPYCIENLNCGGVIISDNVLFKGMVANDELVIRRKKTIVRRMREYLKYICNTPILETSIIPIGDGIALTIKKDRR from the coding sequence TTGTGTAGTATAAACATGGATTACATACAAAAATATATAAGAAGTGTTATACCTAGAAGTTCGGAAATCCTAAAAACAATTGAGGATTATGCTAAGAATTATAATGTACCAATAATACATCCTGAAGTTGCACAGTTTATTAGAGTAATAATACAGATAAAAAACCCAAAAAAAATTTTGGAAATCGGTACGGCTATAGGTTATTCTGCTATAGTGATGGCAGAAGCTTCTAAAAGAGATTGTGAAATAATTACAATTGAAAGAAGAGAAGATATGGTTAAGCTGGCAAAAGAGAATTTTGAAAAAGTTGATTTGAATAATAGAATAAGAATATTACATGGTGAAGCACAGGAAATTTTACCTAATATAAAAGAAAAATTTGACCTAATTTTTTTAGATGCTGCTAAGGGTAAATACATGGAATTTCTACCTTATTGTATAGAAAATCTAAATTGTGGAGGAGTTATAATTTCAGACAATGTACTTTTTAAAGGTATGGTTGCTAATGATGAATTAGTAATAAGAAGAAAAAAAACAATTGTAAGAAGAATGAGAGAGTATTTAAAGTATATATGCAATACTCCAATTCTTGAAACGAGCATTATACCTATTGGTGATGGTATTGCTTTAACAATTAAGAAAGATAGGAGGTAA
- a CDS encoding U32 family peptidase encodes MKKPELLAPAGDLEKLKMAITYGADAVYLGGERFGLRAGARNFNIEQLKQGLEFAHKKGKKVYVTLNIIPHNEDFKGLREYIKDLYNLEVDAVIVSDPGVFSIVKDVAPDFEIHLSTQANTTNYHTANYWYKQGIKRIVVARELSLEEIKEIIDKTPDDLEIEAFIHGAMCISYSGRCLLSNYMIFRDANRGACAHPCRWKYYIMEEKRPGEYFPVFEDERGTYIFNSKDLCMLKHIPELINAGINSFKIEGRMKSAYYVATIVRSYRMVIDKYLADPANYVYNDKWLDEIKKASHRDFTTGFYFGKPTGEEQVYGSSSYIRTYDFTGLILEYDEDLGIATVEQRNRMFVGDEIEVFGPNKEHFTQTIEKMWDENGEQIEVAPHPQQIVKIKMKQPVEPWDIIRKSRKE; translated from the coding sequence ATGAAAAAGCCAGAACTACTGGCACCAGCAGGTGATTTAGAAAAACTTAAGATGGCAATAACTTATGGTGCAGATGCTGTTTATCTTGGTGGGGAAAGATTTGGATTGAGAGCTGGAGCTAGAAATTTTAATATTGAACAATTAAAACAAGGCCTAGAATTTGCTCATAAGAAAGGAAAAAAAGTTTATGTAACATTAAATATAATACCACATAATGAAGATTTTAAAGGTTTAAGAGAATATATAAAAGACTTATATAATTTAGAAGTTGATGCTGTAATTGTATCTGATCCAGGGGTATTTAGCATTGTAAAGGACGTAGCTCCAGATTTTGAAATACATTTAAGTACTCAAGCAAATACAACAAATTATCATACAGCCAACTACTGGTATAAGCAAGGAATTAAAAGAATAGTTGTAGCAAGAGAGCTATCTTTAGAGGAAATTAAAGAAATAATTGATAAAACACCTGATGACTTAGAAATAGAGGCTTTTATTCATGGGGCTATGTGTATATCATATTCTGGCAGATGTTTGTTAAGTAACTATATGATATTTAGAGATGCAAATAGAGGAGCATGTGCACATCCTTGTAGATGGAAATATTATATTATGGAAGAAAAGAGACCAGGTGAATATTTTCCAGTGTTTGAGGATGAAAGAGGAACTTATATTTTTAATTCAAAAGATCTATGTATGTTAAAGCATATCCCAGAATTGATAAATGCTGGGATAAATAGTTTTAAGATAGAAGGACGTATGAAAAGTGCTTATTATGTAGCTACTATTGTAAGATCATATAGAATGGTTATTGATAAATATCTTGCTGATCCAGCAAATTATGTTTATAATGATAAATGGCTGGATGAAATTAAGAAAGCTAGTCATAGAGATTTTACAACAGGGTTCTATTTTGGAAAACCAACCGGTGAAGAACAAGTATATGGGAGTAGTTCATATATAAGAACTTATGATTTTACAGGATTAATTCTTGAGTATGATGAAGACTTAGGAATTGCTACTGTTGAACAGAGAAATAGAATGTTTGTCGGCGATGAGATAGAAGTTTTTGGTCCTAACAAGGAGCATTTTACTCAAACAATTGAAAAAATGTGGGACGAGAATGGAGAGCAGATTGAAGTAGCACCACACCCACAACAGATAGTGAAAATAAAAATGAAACAACCAGTAGAGCCCTGGGATATAATAAGAAAATCTAGAAAGGAATGA
- the udk gene encoding uridine kinase → MINLKRPILIGITGGTGSGKSTVAQEIFSSLPEKNIVIIEQDSYYKDQSHLTFEERIKTNYDHPLAFDNDLLIEHLNDLLKGKAIEKPIYDFEEHNRKKETVRVEPKDIIILEGILILDDERIRNLLDIKIFVDTDADIRIIRRITRDIKERGRTLESVIEQYLTTVRPAHMQFIEPSKKYADIIIPEGGYNKVAIDLMVTKIKSIIAQKQEF, encoded by the coding sequence ATGATAAATTTGAAAAGACCAATTCTAATAGGTATTACAGGAGGAACTGGCTCAGGCAAGAGTACTGTAGCTCAGGAAATTTTTAGTTCTTTACCAGAAAAGAATATTGTAATTATTGAACAGGATTCATATTATAAGGATCAAAGTCATTTAACTTTTGAAGAAAGAATAAAAACTAACTATGATCATCCATTAGCTTTTGATAATGACTTGTTAATTGAACACTTAAACGATTTACTTAAAGGTAAAGCAATTGAGAAACCAATTTATGATTTTGAAGAGCATAATAGAAAAAAAGAAACAGTCAGAGTAGAACCTAAAGATATAATAATATTAGAAGGAATTCTAATATTAGATGATGAAAGAATAAGAAACCTACTAGATATAAAAATATTCGTTGACACAGATGCAGATATTAGAATTATTAGAAGAATTACAAGAGATATTAAAGAACGAGGTAGAACATTAGAATCTGTAATCGAACAATACTTAACAACAGTAAGACCAGCACATATGCAGTTTATTGAACCAAGTAAAAAATATGCTGATATAATTATACCTGAGGGAGGATATAATAAAGTAGCAATAGATTTAATGGTTACAAAAATTAAATCCATAATAGCACAAAAACAAGAATTCTAA
- a CDS encoding penicillin-binding protein 2 yields MKYKRNLILFYCTVLFIFGLIIVRLFYIQIIKGEEYKQAAIRQRTMEVQIKPARGMIFDRNLIPLTNKDKIRTMFIFKNIFSEKELSKIIETLVDRNFIKKNIMFNKDNVIEVPLYSEIEELKELKGIYIEDKIKRYDKSNILSHVIGYINKSENKGESGIERAFDNILKLNNSYGKVALIVDGKKKVIPGIGMMNIKKKKGQEATGVKLTIDYNIQKVVEKVMDSENKNGAVIVADVKSGDILAMVSRPNFNQENVAMYFNSRNMELYNKAIQVSYPPGSLFKIIVLAAALQSGKIDLDKKYICKGYEEVGNIKIACHSYKDGGHGELNLEEAFYKSCNSVFIQIGKIVGSKKIIQTAKKFGFGDIVDIGLLEEIKGNLPEGDDILGPAIGNISIGQGSIEVTPLQITNMIITIANNGIMKDMSIVDSIVNENGNIIKKIKRNKSKRVLEPYYAKLIQGYMEKVVTMGTAKNISMDEIGGAAGKTGSAQAVYNKRETIHAWFAGYFPKKKPKYAITVLIENGISGGKTAAPIFEKIAKEIQKIE; encoded by the coding sequence ATGAAGTATAAAAGAAATTTAATACTTTTTTATTGTACAGTATTATTTATTTTTGGATTAATTATTGTAAGACTATTTTATATTCAAATTATTAAAGGAGAAGAATATAAACAAGCAGCAATAAGGCAGAGAACAATGGAAGTTCAAATAAAACCTGCTAGAGGTATGATTTTTGATAGAAATTTAATACCTTTAACAAATAAAGATAAGATTAGAACTATGTTTATATTTAAAAATATATTTAGTGAGAAAGAATTGTCAAAAATAATAGAAACTTTGGTTGATAGAAATTTTATTAAAAAAAATATAATGTTTAATAAAGATAATGTGATAGAAGTTCCACTATATAGCGAAATAGAAGAATTAAAAGAATTAAAAGGAATCTATATCGAAGATAAAATTAAAAGATATGATAAATCAAATATATTATCACATGTTATTGGCTATATTAATAAAAGTGAAAATAAGGGGGAAAGTGGTATTGAGAGGGCTTTTGATAATATATTGAAACTAAATAATTCATATGGAAAAGTTGCTTTGATTGTTGATGGTAAAAAGAAAGTAATACCAGGAATTGGGATGATGAATATAAAAAAGAAAAAAGGTCAAGAAGCTACTGGTGTAAAACTGACAATTGATTATAATATTCAAAAAGTTGTAGAGAAAGTAATGGATTCAGAAAATAAAAATGGAGCTGTAATAGTCGCCGATGTAAAAAGTGGAGATATTTTAGCTATGGTTAGTAGACCTAACTTTAATCAAGAAAATGTTGCAATGTACTTTAATAGTAGAAACATGGAATTATATAATAAAGCAATACAAGTGTCTTATCCTCCTGGTTCTTTATTTAAAATAATCGTACTTGCAGCAGCATTACAAAGTGGAAAGATTGATTTAGATAAAAAGTATATTTGTAAAGGTTATGAAGAAGTAGGCAATATAAAAATAGCTTGCCATTCATATAAAGATGGTGGTCATGGAGAATTAAATTTAGAAGAAGCATTTTATAAATCGTGTAATTCTGTTTTTATTCAAATAGGAAAGATAGTGGGTTCTAAAAAGATAATTCAAACTGCAAAAAAATTTGGGTTTGGAGATATAGTTGATATTGGACTTTTAGAAGAGATCAAGGGTAATTTACCAGAAGGTGATGATATACTCGGGCCGGCCATAGGGAATATATCAATAGGACAAGGAAGTATTGAAGTTACTCCACTTCAGATAACTAATATGATTATTACAATAGCTAATAATGGGATTATGAAAGATATGTCTATCGTGGATAGTATAGTAAATGAGAATGGAAATATTATAAAAAAAATAAAAAGAAATAAATCAAAAAGAGTTTTGGAACCTTATTATGCAAAACTTATACAGGGGTATATGGAAAAAGTGGTTACTATGGGCACAGCTAAAAATATTTCGATGGATGAAATTGGAGGTGCTGCAGGTAAAACGGGTTCAGCTCAAGCTGTTTATAATAAAAGGGAAACTATACATGCTTGGTTTGCTGGATATTTTCCAAAAAAGAAACCTAAATATGCAATTACGGTTTTAATAGAAAATGGTATTTCAGGGGGAAAAACTGCAGCACCAATATTTGAGAAAATAGCCAAAGAAATACAAAAAATTGAATAG
- the sigK gene encoding RNA polymerase sporulation sigma factor SigK produces the protein MFTTLLAVLGVLLKPIALYAGYITNTNSFPNPLSPEEEDKYLRLYEQGDENAKNILIERNLRLVAHIVKKYHNTGKEIDDLISIGTIGLIKAITTFDRKKGTRLATYAAKCIDNEILMCIRSSKKIKSEISLQDPIGMDKEGNEISLIDILGTDPDEVVDKVDLKMQVNKLYKKMDKILKTRERKIIELRYGLINGCCKTQREIAKMLGISRSYVSRIEKRAIKKLSRAFNYNE, from the coding sequence ATGTTTACGACTTTATTAGCTGTATTAGGAGTACTTCTTAAACCAATTGCTTTATATGCTGGTTATATAACTAATACAAATTCTTTTCCTAATCCCTTAAGTCCTGAAGAAGAAGACAAGTATTTGAGATTATATGAACAAGGAGATGAGAATGCTAAAAATATTTTGATAGAGAGAAATTTAAGATTAGTTGCTCATATAGTAAAAAAATATCATAATACAGGTAAAGAGATTGATGATTTAATATCGATAGGAACGATAGGTTTAATAAAAGCAATTACTACATTTGATAGAAAAAAAGGAACAAGATTAGCGACATACGCAGCTAAATGCATAGATAATGAAATATTGATGTGTATACGTTCATCAAAGAAAATTAAATCTGAGATTTCCTTACAAGACCCTATAGGAATGGATAAAGAAGGTAATGAAATTTCATTAATAGATATATTAGGTACTGATCCTGATGAGGTTGTAGATAAAGTAGATTTGAAAATGCAGGTAAATAAGCTTTATAAGAAAATGGATAAAATATTGAAAACTAGAGAACGAAAAATTATTGAATTAAGATATGGATTAATAAATGGATGTTGTAAAACTCAAAGAGAAATTGCAAAAATGCTAGGAATATCAAGGTCTTACGTATCAAGAATAGAAAAAAGAGCTATAAAAAAATTGAGTAGAGCATTTAATTATAATGAATAA
- a CDS encoding SDR family oxidoreductase — translation MKYIYGKVALVVGASSGMGKACAEYLKNHGYIVYGTSRKATFPDLLSEKREGTIQMIPLDVTQEKSIIKAIDYILKNEGQINILLNCAGYALGGAVEDISNDEAHEIFDTNFFGMMSVIRHVLPIMRKQNKGLIVNISSVAGFIALPFQSMYSATKYAVEAMTECLRMEVKPFGIKVSMIDPGDIRTNFTSSRKTAKAALINPAYKERHKKAVETMIKDELNGPGPEIVVNAFAKILNSKNPPIRVVVGIKYKCVALLKRILPAKVVEYVLEKIY, via the coding sequence GTGAAATACATATACGGAAAAGTCGCACTTGTAGTAGGGGCGTCTTCAGGAATGGGTAAAGCATGTGCTGAATACTTAAAAAATCATGGATATATAGTTTATGGCACTTCTAGAAAAGCTACATTCCCTGATTTACTTTCTGAAAAAAGAGAAGGCACAATCCAGATGATACCTTTAGATGTAACACAAGAAAAATCTATTATAAAAGCTATTGATTATATATTAAAAAATGAAGGTCAAATAAATATTTTACTCAACTGTGCAGGCTATGCTCTAGGTGGTGCTGTCGAGGATATATCCAATGATGAGGCACATGAAATATTTGACACAAATTTTTTTGGAATGATGTCAGTTATAAGACATGTACTACCTATAATGAGAAAGCAAAACAAAGGTTTGATTGTAAATATAAGTTCTGTAGCAGGCTTTATTGCACTTCCTTTTCAATCCATGTACAGTGCAACTAAATATGCAGTGGAAGCAATGACTGAATGTCTTAGAATGGAAGTTAAACCTTTTGGTATTAAAGTTTCCATGATCGATCCGGGAGACATAAGAACAAATTTTACTTCTTCAAGAAAAACAGCAAAAGCCGCTTTAATTAATCCAGCGTATAAAGAAAGACATAAGAAAGCTGTTGAAACTATGATAAAAGATGAATTAAATGGTCCAGGTCCAGAAATTGTAGTAAATGCATTTGCAAAAATTTTAAATAGCAAAAATCCACCTATTAGGGTTGTTGTTGGAATCAAATATAAATGTGTGGCATTACTTAAACGAATTTTACCTGCAAAAGTAGTTGAATACGTTTTAGAAAAAATTTATTAA
- a CDS encoding aminotransferase class I/II-fold pyridoxal phosphate-dependent enzyme, whose amino-acid sequence MSVVEEKISKKLDSSYLSLADFYDIPDKDIMGRAKEFKLFQEDMYSKRHLNYRRISLTGSGPVMKIIDAYTGKEREMIYLASNDYLNLTKHPKVIKAGKEALLKYGAGAGSVPLLGGTLDLHIELEKKVAKFKGCEAAILYTSGFGSNSGTLLSLLGEKDIAILDLYVHASIIDGCKNTNMKFFKHNDMNSLEKVLKRVKDKYRTKLVVVDGVYSMDGDIAHLDQIVEIAHAYGAYVMVDEAHATGVIGENGRGTPEYFHIEGKVDIVAGTFSKALGGVGGFIASNSELIELLHYYSRTYMFSTAPTPQVTGSLIAALDVIENEPSLREHLWKNIKHMRKGLLDLGFDIGNAETAIFPIIIGDDYKVKEMCRICHEAGIYVNPVLYPAVPKRLSRLRISIMAQHTKEQLDYTLDVLETAGKKLGII is encoded by the coding sequence ATGAGTGTGGTTGAAGAAAAAATAAGTAAGAAATTAGATTCATCTTATTTAAGTTTAGCTGATTTTTATGATATACCAGACAAAGATATTATGGGAAGGGCTAAAGAGTTTAAATTATTTCAGGAAGATATGTATAGTAAAAGGCATTTAAACTATAGAAGAATATCATTAACTGGTTCAGGACCAGTAATGAAAATTATTGATGCGTACACTGGTAAAGAAAGAGAAATGATATATTTAGCTTCGAATGATTACTTAAATTTAACAAAACATCCTAAAGTGATTAAAGCAGGCAAGGAAGCATTATTAAAATATGGTGCAGGTGCTGGAAGTGTACCATTACTAGGTGGAACTTTAGATTTACATATTGAACTTGAGAAAAAAGTAGCTAAATTTAAAGGCTGTGAAGCAGCTATACTTTATACTTCTGGCTTTGGCTCAAACTCAGGTACTTTATTATCTTTGTTAGGAGAGAAGGATATTGCAATATTAGATTTATATGTACATGCAAGTATAATAGATGGTTGTAAGAATACTAATATGAAATTTTTTAAGCATAATGATATGAACTCGCTTGAAAAGGTATTAAAGCGAGTGAAAGATAAATATAGAACAAAGCTAGTAGTAGTAGATGGTGTTTACTCTATGGATGGAGATATAGCACATTTAGATCAAATTGTGGAAATTGCTCATGCTTATGGTGCCTATGTGATGGTTGATGAAGCTCATGCAACAGGTGTCATAGGTGAAAATGGTAGAGGCACTCCTGAATATTTTCATATAGAAGGTAAAGTAGATATTGTAGCAGGAACTTTTAGTAAGGCTTTAGGTGGTGTAGGTGGTTTTATTGCTAGTAATAGCGAATTAATTGAGTTACTACATTATTATTCAAGAACTTATATGTTTTCAACAGCTCCTACACCTCAAGTAACAGGGTCATTAATAGCTGCTTTAGATGTAATTGAAAATGAACCATCTCTTAGGGAACATTTATGGAAAAATATAAAACATATGCGAAAAGGTTTATTAGATTTAGGATTTGATATTGGCAATGCAGAAACTGCTATATTTCCAATTATCATTGGAGATGACTACAAAGTAAAAGAGATGTGTAGAATATGCCATGAGGCTGGAATATATGTAAATCCAGTTTTATATCCAGCAGTACCTAAGAGACTTTCAAGATTAAGAATAAGTATTATGGCTCAGCATACAAAAGAACAATTAGATTATACTTTAGATGTACTAGAAACAGCCGGTAAGAAATTGGGGATAATATAA
- a CDS encoding YqeG family HAD IIIA-type phosphatase: MIVFFKNRSEYVILDLMGRGDLMSKLLPDLYVDTIFDIDLISLKSKGIDSIIVDIDNTLVSWESEYASKEVVDWFKRIKELGFKCCIVSNNTKDRVVKFNKSIEVYAIHRAVKPRKKPFQKAIKLMNTTPGKTVVIGDQIFTDILGGNRLGAFTILVVPISKKEFLWTRIIRKLERRILRKIEKVS; the protein is encoded by the coding sequence TTGATAGTTTTCTTTAAAAATAGAAGTGAATATGTTATATTAGACTTAATGGGAAGAGGTGATTTGATGAGCAAGCTTTTACCAGACTTATATGTTGATACAATATTCGATATTGACTTGATATCATTAAAATCTAAAGGAATTGATTCAATTATAGTTGATATTGATAATACTCTTGTGTCTTGGGAGTCTGAATATGCATCAAAAGAGGTAGTTGATTGGTTTAAAAGAATAAAAGAATTAGGGTTTAAATGTTGCATAGTTTCAAACAATACTAAAGATAGAGTTGTTAAATTTAATAAAAGTATAGAAGTATATGCAATTCATAGAGCGGTTAAACCAAGAAAAAAACCATTTCAAAAAGCGATAAAACTTATGAATACCACTCCTGGTAAAACAGTTGTTATTGGAGATCAAATTTTCACTGATATTTTAGGAGGAAATAGATTAGGAGCATTTACAATTTTAGTAGTACCGATTAGCAAGAAAGAATTTTTATGGACTAGAATTATTCGAAAGTTAGAAAGAAGGATTTTAAGGAAAATTGAGAAGGTGAGCTGA
- the aroE gene encoding shikimate dehydrogenase, with protein sequence MKVNSLTKLYCLIGNPIVKSLSPTIHNYIFDKEKENAVYMAFNIEKKDFENVINSFKAINVKGFNVTIPYKIDIINFLDELSYESELIGAVNTVKIDNGKLIGYNTDGLGFLKTFEERNISLKGKNILILGAGGAAQSIALTVANEGANSLTILNRTVSKSEILVRKIKDKFPEIESSYGSLNETYIDFKNIDILINCTSIGMYPEIDKVPIEINKFNKNVIVYDIIYKPLETELIKSAKKEGMIAIGGLDMLLYQALLSDEIWLNRKLDIEKIKDTLKRRILLENVEVI encoded by the coding sequence ATGAAAGTTAATTCATTAACAAAACTTTATTGTTTAATTGGAAATCCTATTGTTAAGAGCTTATCACCTACCATACATAATTATATATTTGATAAGGAAAAAGAAAATGCCGTTTATATGGCATTTAACATAGAGAAAAAAGATTTTGAAAATGTAATTAATAGTTTTAAAGCTATTAATGTTAAAGGATTCAATGTAACAATTCCGTATAAAATTGACATTATAAACTTTCTTGATGAGTTGAGTTATGAATCAGAATTAATAGGTGCTGTAAATACTGTTAAAATTGACAACGGAAAACTAATTGGATATAACACAGATGGGTTAGGTTTTTTAAAGACATTTGAAGAAAGGAATATTTCATTAAAAGGTAAGAATATTCTAATTTTAGGTGCAGGTGGTGCAGCCCAATCGATAGCATTAACAGTTGCAAATGAAGGAGCTAACAGCTTAACTATATTGAATAGAACAGTTAGTAAAAGTGAAATACTTGTTAGAAAAATCAAGGACAAATTTCCAGAAATAGAAAGCAGTTATGGTAGCCTAAATGAAACATATATAGACTTTAAAAATATTGATATATTAATAAATTGTACTTCGATAGGAATGTATCCAGAAATTGATAAAGTACCAATAGAAATAAACAAATTTAATAAAAATGTAATTGTATATGACATAATATATAAACCACTAGAAACAGAACTTATTAAATCAGCCAAAAAAGAAGGTATGATTGCTATTGGTGGTTTAGATATGTTGCTTTATCAAGCTCTATTAAGTGATGAGATATGGCTTAATAGAAAATTAGATATAGAAAAAATAAAAGATACACTTAAAAGAAGGATTTTATTAGAAAATGTAGAAGTTATATAA